The nucleotide window tttatcataATACTTGTCTACTCTATAAATTGTGAATgtactttttacattttaggTAACTGAACTGGTTACATCATGGGGTAATggaactagccaaaatgacaCCTTAGATGTGAGGATTAGCAGATCATTAAAGGGTGAAACTGATATAGAAACAggacaacaaaataaattttccgCCAATAGTAGTGGAGCTTTCCTTAAAAACACCGAGTTGGGTAAAGAATCTAGAAAATTAGATTCCATGgttgaattaaaaaagttatcagacataaaaaataaggcaGAAGATGAAagaatggaaataaaatccaAAGGATTTTCTAATGAATCGGAATATTCTAGGcgtaaaaagaaagaaaactTATTCCTCTTCTTGGCCTATTCAGTTCCTTATCCATTAGCGTTGTACTGTGTATACCTAATTGTCGTTAGTTCTAATAGTGTACCATATTCGTGGGTCACATGTGGCATTGC belongs to Plasmodium cynomolgi strain B DNA, scaffold: 0543, whole genome shotgun sequence and includes:
- a CDS encoding hypothetical protein (putative), whose translation is MISLAKLSIFIFVMCSWQYPNYVTELVTSWGNGTSQNDTLDVRISRSLKGETDIETGQQNKFSANSSGAFLKNTELGKESRKLDSMVELKKLSDIKNKAEDERMEIKSKGFSNESEYSRRKKKENLFLFLAYSVPYPLALYCVYLIVVSSNSVPYSWVTCGIAIPAFIGFVLLFLFLVSYYPFKRIKNIK